One genomic segment of Catalinimonas alkaloidigena includes these proteins:
- the floA gene encoding flotillin-like protein FloA (flotillin-like protein involved in membrane lipid rafts): protein MDGLFNVLIIIGAVVLGIIVLFYILPINIWIPAVFSGVRVRLLNLTFMRVRRVPPSTIANAMILANKAGLSDVSSDELETHYLAGGNVPTVVKALIVADKANIPLTFKQATAIDLAGRNVLQAVQTSVTPKIIDTPSIAGVAGDGIQLIVRARVTVRANIQQLVGGAGEDTILARVGEGIINTIGSARSHAIILENPDNISKNILERGLDAGTAFSILSVDIADIDVGENIGAKLMIDQASADLRVAKAKAEEKRAMAVASEQEMRAKSQKARANVIAAQAEVPIALAEAFKKGNLNIR, encoded by the coding sequence ATGGATGGACTTTTTAATGTTTTGATCATCATTGGCGCAGTGGTCTTAGGGATCATCGTGTTATTTTATATACTGCCTATCAACATATGGATTCCTGCTGTGTTTTCAGGGGTAAGAGTAAGGCTGCTAAACCTGACCTTCATGCGGGTGCGCAGGGTCCCTCCCAGTACCATTGCCAATGCTATGATCCTGGCCAACAAAGCGGGGCTTAGCGATGTGAGTTCCGATGAGTTGGAAACGCATTATCTGGCAGGGGGAAATGTGCCTACCGTAGTAAAAGCATTAATCGTGGCAGACAAAGCCAATATTCCTCTCACTTTTAAGCAGGCTACTGCTATTGACCTGGCCGGCAGAAATGTACTACAAGCTGTACAGACTTCAGTGACGCCAAAAATTATAGATACTCCCTCCATTGCCGGAGTAGCCGGAGATGGTATTCAGTTGATCGTTCGGGCACGGGTAACAGTACGGGCCAATATACAGCAACTGGTAGGTGGCGCTGGTGAAGATACTATTCTGGCACGGGTGGGTGAAGGAATCATCAATACTATTGGCTCAGCCCGTTCACATGCCATCATTCTGGAAAACCCTGATAATATCTCTAAAAATATTCTGGAGAGAGGCCTGGACGCGGGTACGGCTTTTAGCATTCTCTCGGTAGATATCGCGGATATTGATGTAGGAGAAAATATTGGTGCCAAACTGATGATAGACCAGGCTTCTGCTGACCTGAGAGTCGCTAAAGCGAAAGCCGAAGAGAAACGAGCTATGGCCGTGGCTTCAGAGCAGGAGATGCGGGCGAAGTCTCAAAAAGCCCGGGCTAACGTAATTGCTGCCCAGGCTGAAGTACCAATTGCATTGGCAGAAGCTTTCAAAAAAGGGAATTTGAATATCCGATAA
- a CDS encoding DUF2911 domain-containing protein has product MKNYLLLAVLCVVFCSALHAQELRGTDKSPMDMAYFPDDFAHDIRFAPEELEFDYPVIRVTYSRPAKNGREVFGELVPYGKVWRNGANEAPEIKFYEDVQLNGKQVKAGSYALLSIPAKDEWTIILSSDVDQWGAYSYDEADDVLRVSAPVSQLDSPVENFTIQFEGKGKGAKEGVMKLAWDQTVVEVPFTF; this is encoded by the coding sequence CTACCTGCTTTTGGCTGTCCTATGCGTTGTCTTTTGTAGTGCATTACATGCCCAGGAATTGCGGGGCACTGACAAGAGCCCTATGGATATGGCCTATTTTCCCGACGACTTTGCTCATGACATACGTTTCGCGCCCGAAGAACTTGAGTTTGATTACCCAGTGATCAGAGTTACATATAGCCGTCCGGCCAAAAATGGCAGAGAAGTATTTGGAGAGTTAGTGCCCTACGGTAAAGTGTGGCGCAATGGAGCCAATGAAGCTCCTGAAATTAAGTTCTATGAAGACGTACAACTTAATGGTAAGCAGGTAAAAGCCGGTTCTTATGCTCTGCTAAGCATACCTGCTAAAGATGAGTGGACGATTATCCTTAGTAGCGATGTAGACCAGTGGGGGGCTTACAGCTATGATGAAGCGGATGATGTGCTGCGCGTTAGCGCTCCGGTATCCCAGCTTGATAGCCCAGTAGAAAATTTTACCATTCAGTTTGAAGGCAAAGGTAAAGGAGCAAAAGAAGGCGTTATGAAACTGGCCTGGGACCAGACTGTGGTGGAAGTTCCTTTTACGTTTTGA